TGATCGTCGGCGGCGCCACATTGTCCAAAACGGCGCTGATCGTGACCGCGAGTTCAAGCGCGCCGCCCGCACCCAATCCATGGCCATGAATGGGTTTCGTCGACGAAACCGGAAGCACTGGCGCCTTCTTGCCGAAGACCATCCCGATCGCTTCGGATTCGGTCAGATCATTGATGACGGTTCCGGTGCCATGCGCATTGACGTAGTCGATCGCATCAGGGGGGATGCCGGCATCCTGCAAGGCATAGCGCATCGCGGACGCGGCACCGAAAGCATCCGGACGGACATGGTCCTTGGCGTCGCTCGATGTGCCATAGCCCGCCAGTTCGACGATGGGCACAGCACCACGCGCGCGTGCAAGTTCCTCGGTTTCGAGAATGAAAACGCCGGCGCCGGCGCCGATGACCATGCCATTGCGGTTTTTCGAAAAGGGTCGGCAATAATCCGGGCTGAGGACACGCAAGGCCTCCCAGGCCAGCATGGTGCCGCTCGTGATGCAATCCTCGGTACCGCCGACGATCGCCCGGTCGACGAGACCGAAGCGGATCATCTGAGCGCCGAGGCCGATCGCCTGCGTGGCCGAGGAACAGGCACTGCCGACCGCGAGACATGGTCCCGTCGTTCCAAAGCGCATGCTGACATTGGACGGACAGGAACTCGGGATAAGTTTCGGAATCGTCAGAAGTTCGGGCCGGCTATTATTGATGAAGATCTGATGATGGCCTTCTTCGATCGTCGTCATCCCGGCGATGCCGGTTCCGATGATGGCGGCGGTCCGCGGTCCTGCGAGAATGTCGCGCGGGATGCCCGATTGGGCAACGGCCTCATCCGCGGCGACGAGCAGATATTGCGTGACTGGATCCAGGAACGCGATCAGCTTGGCGTCGAGATAGGTTGCCGGATCGAAATCACGGACCTGCGCCGCGATTTTAATGCGCCCCTTGTGAGGCCGTGGAAACCGGGCTTCCGCCACACACGACCGCCCGTCCCGCGTAGCATGCCATAGAGGTTTTGCCCCGACACCGGCCGCGGAAACCGCGCCCATGCCGGTGATAACGACCCGTCTTGTCGAATCCATTCAGCTTTTTTCTTTGATGATATAGGCGGCAATCGCGTCGATCAGGCTCTTTACGTCCTTGGCTTCATGGAACGGGCCATCCATCGGGATATAGACGTCGAATTTTTCTTCGATCGCCGTCAAAATCATCACGATATCGATCGATTTCAGATCCAGACTCTCGATCGTTGCGTCCATAGTGACCTTTTCGCGATCCACCATTCCTTCGCTAATGATCACCTCGGTGATCTGATTGACGAGTTCCGCTTGGTCGAGAACTTTGGTTTCCACCCGTCACTCCCGTTACGCAAGATTTCCCAGCGATTTAGGTCTGGCAGCACGTTGTTGCCGCCACATTTAGGCCCGGCCACAGATTATGTCTCTCCGGCCAAGGCAGAAAGACCTAGGACTGGCCCAGCCCATATTTCCGATGTCCGAACCATAGGGGATCGCACCATGACTTGCCAGCAAATCGGACAAGGGTGCGAGCCAACCCACGGCGACCCTCGCAGGGTCAGACGCGAAGCCCTTCGTTAATCCAATCTATCATTAAAATCAAAGGTAGCTGGAAAGGTTTTCCAACGGCCGGCCAAAATAGCGGCTAAACATGCGAAAGGGTTCCCGTTTCTGGCGAAAACGGAAACCCTTGCAGCATTTTCGGTCAAATGGCCTGGCCCGGGGCAAAGCCTGAATTTCAAAAGGCAGCCCGGATTCAGGGGATCGAGACGACCGGCGTCCCGACCGAAACGCGCTGGTAGAGGTCGAGCACATCCTCGTTATAC
The Methyloferula stellata AR4 DNA segment above includes these coding regions:
- a CDS encoding beta-ketoacyl-[acyl-carrier-protein] synthase family protein, whose protein sequence is MDSTRRVVITGMGAVSAAGVGAKPLWHATRDGRSCVAEARFPRPHKGRIKIAAQVRDFDPATYLDAKLIAFLDPVTQYLLVAADEAVAQSGIPRDILAGPRTAAIIGTGIAGMTTIEEGHHQIFINNSRPELLTIPKLIPSSCPSNVSMRFGTTGPCLAVGSACSSATQAIGLGAQMIRFGLVDRAIVGGTEDCITSGTMLAWEALRVLSPDYCRPFSKNRNGMVIGAGAGVFILETEELARARGAVPIVELAGYGTSSDAKDHVRPDAFGAASAMRYALQDAGIPPDAIDYVNAHGTGTVINDLTESEAIGMVFGKKAPVLPVSSTKPIHGHGLGAGGALELAVTISAVLDNVAPPTINWAVPDEKCPVDAIPNEARPLPIHFAMSNSFAFGGINAVLVVKKIEAA
- a CDS encoding acyl carrier protein, whose translation is METKVLDQAELVNQITEVIISEGMVDREKVTMDATIESLDLKSIDIVMILTAIEEKFDVYIPMDGPFHEAKDVKSLIDAIAAYIIKEKS